One stretch of Lemur catta isolate mLemCat1 chromosome 2, mLemCat1.pri, whole genome shotgun sequence DNA includes these proteins:
- the ZNF292 gene encoding zinc finger protein 292 isoform X1: protein MADEEAEQERLSRGEGGCVAELQRLGERLQELERQLRESPVPAVEAATEYCQQLCQTLLEYAEKWKTSEDPLPLLEVYTVAIQSYVKARPYLTSECENVALVLERLALSCVELLLCLPVELSDKQWKQFQSLVQVAHEKLMENGSCELHFLATLAQETGVWKNPVLCTILSQEPLDKDKVNEFLAFEGPILLDMRIKHLIKTNQLSQATALAKLCSDHPEIGTKGSFKQTYLVCLCTSSPNEKLIEEISEVDCKDALEMICNLESEGDEKSALVLCTAFLSRQLQQGDMYCAWELTLFWSKLQQRVEPSIQVYLERCRQLSLLTKTVYHIFFLIKVINSETEGAGLATCIELCVKALRLESTENTEVKISICKTISCLLPDDLEVKRACQLSEFLIEPTVDAYYAVEMLYNQPDQKYDEENLPIPNSLRCELLLVLKTQWPFDPEFWDWKTLKRQCLALMGEEASIVSSIDELNDSEVYEKVADYQEESKETSVNGLSGGVGANSGLLKDIGDEKQKKREIKQLRERGFISARFRNWQAYMQYCVLCDKEFLGHRIVRHAQKHYKDGIYSCPICAKNFNSKETFVPHVTLHVKQSSKERLAAMKPLRRLGRPPKITTTSENQKTNTVAKQEQRPIKKNSLYSTDFIVFNDNDGSDDENDDKDKSYEPEVIPVQKPVPVNEFNCPVTFCKKGFKYFKNLIAHVKGHKDNEDAKRFLEMQSKKVICQYCRRHFVSVTHLNDHLQMHCGSKPYICIQMKCKAGFNSYAELLTHRKEHQVFRAKCMFPKCGRIFSEAYLLYDHEAQHYNTYTCKFTACGKVYRSQSELEKHLDDHNSPPEKVLPPKDQLNSSGDSVQPSEVNQNTAENTEKERSVLPSENNIDNSLPADRSDAWDKSKAESAVIKQDQNSASELRQANGPLSNGLENPATIPLLQASEVAVSIKVSLNQGIEDNFGKQENSTMEGSGESLVTNLHTPVEDTCNDLCHPGFQERKEQDCFNEAQITQNSLVNSETLKIGDLTPQNLERQVNNLMTFSVQNQAGFQNNLPTSKFECGSNVKTSSNLYNLPLKTLESITFVPPPPSLSSSLGTPSVPPKAPVQKFSCQVEGCTRTYNSSQSIGKHMKTAHPDQYAAFKMQRKSKKGQKSNSLSTPNNGKFVYFLPSQMSSSNAFFTPQTKANGNPTCSAQLQHVSPPIFPAHLASVSTPLLPSMESVINPNITSQDKNDQGGMLCSQMENLSNTTLPAQMEDLTKTVLPLNIDSGSDPFLPLPAESSSMSLFPSPADSGTNSVFSQLENNTNHYSPQIEGNTNSSFLKGGNGENAVFPSQVNVAHDFNSTNAQQSVPEKVKKERGRGPNGKERKPKHNKRAKWPAIIRDGKFICSRCYRAFTNPRSLGGHLSKRSYCKPLDGAEIAQELLQSTGQPSLLASMILSTNAVNLQQPQQSTFNPEVCFKDPSFLQLLAAENRSTFLPNTFPRVTNFNTNVSQEGSEIIKQALETAGIPSAFEGSEMLSHVPTGCVSDAAQVNATVMPNPTVPPLLQTVCHPNALLTNQNRTPNSKTTSVEECSSLPVFPTNDLLLKTVENGLCSSSFPNSSGPSQNFTSNSSRVSVISGPQNTRSSHLNKKGNSASKRRKKVAPSLIAPNASQNLVTGDLTTMGLIAKSIEIPTTNLHSNVIPSCEPQGLVENLTQKLNSVDNQLFMTDVKGNFKTNLEAHTVLAPLTLKTENGDSQMMALNSCTTSINSDLQISEDNVIQNFEKTLEIIKTAMNSQILELKSGSQGAGETSQNAQINYNIQLPSVNTVQNNKLPDSSQFSSFISVIPMKGNIPQPEVLHKEDQIQEILEGLQKLKLENDLSAPASQCVLINTSVTLPPTPVKSIPNVTVVQPVSEMLNIQFSDRVNKPFVCQNQGCNYSAMTKDALFKHYGKIHQYTPEMILEIKKNQLKFAPFKCVVPTCTKTFTRNSNLRAHCQLVHHFTTEEMVKLKIKRPYGRKSQSENLSAPRITQVKKQLAMPEENKRESQPALLLGVEVENALNNAAVITEKQLTEKKSPEKTESSSQVITVTSGQYNTNSLTNIQTKGRKIRRHKKEKEEKKRKKPVSQSLEFPTRYSPYRPYRCVHQGCFAAFTIQQNLILHYQAVHKSDLPAFSAEVEEESEAGKESEETEPKQTMKEFRCQVSDCSRIFQAITGLIQHYMKLHEMTPEEIESMTASVDVGKFPCDQLECKSSFTTYLNYVVHLEADHGIGIKASKTEEDGIYKCDCEGCDRIYATRSNLLRHIFNKHNDKHKAHLIRPRRLTPGQENMSSKANQDKSKAKHRGTKHSRCGKEGIKMPKTKRKKKNNLENKNAKIEQIEENKPYSLKRGKHVYSIKARNDALSECTSKFVTQYPCMIKGCTSVVTSESNIIRHYKCHKLSKAFTSQHRNLLIVFKRCCNSQVKETSEQEGDKSDVKDSDTCVSESNDNSRTTTVPQKEVQKNEKDEMDELTELFITKLINEDSTSVETQANTSSNVSIDFQENNPCQPERQKASNLKRVNKEKNVSQNKKRKVEKAEPASAVELSSTRKEEETAVAIQTTEEHPASFDWSSFKPMGFEVSFLKFLEESAVKQKKNTDKDHPNSGTKKGSHSNSRKNIDKTAVTSGNHICSCKESETFVQFANPSQLQCSGNVKIVLDKNLKDCTELVLKQLQEMKPTVSLKKLEVRSNDPDMSVMKEISVGKATGRGQYC from the exons tgAATGAATTTTTAGCTTTTGAGGGTCCCATCTTGTTGGATATGAGAATTAAACATCTAATCAAAACAAATCAGTTAAGCCAAGCAACTGCTCTAGCAAAGCTGTGTTCTGACCATCCAGAGATTGGCACAAAAGGTAGTTTTAAGCAAACTTACCTTGTCTGTCTTTGTACGTCATCACCAAATGAAAAGTTAATTGAAGAG aTTTCAGAAGTTGATTGCAAAGATGCATTAGAAATGATCTGTAACTTAGAATCTGAGGGTGATGAAAAAAGTGCTCTTGTTTTATGTACTGCATTTTTGTCACGTCAGCTCCAACAAGGAGATATGTACTGTGCTTG ggaaCTCACTCTCTTTTGGAGTAAATTACAGCAAAGAGTGGAACCATCTATACAAGTGTACCTTGAGAGGTGTCGTCAACTGTCTTTGTTGACAAAGACAGTTTATCACATTTTCTTCCTGATTAAAGTTATTAATTCAGAG ACTGAAGGGGCTGGACTTGCTACCTGTATAGAACTATGTGTAAAAGCTCTTCGCTTGGAGTCTACAGAAAATACTGAAGTGAAAATATCTATTTGCAAGACCATTTCATGTTTGTTGCCTGATGATCTGGAAGTTAAACGTGCTTGTCAACTGAGTGAATTTCTTATTGAGCCTACAGTTGATGCATATTATGCTGTGGAAATGTTGTATAACCAGCCAGACCAGAAATACGATGAAGAAAATCTACCAATACCAAATTCTCTACGCTGTGAGCTCTTACTTGTATTGAAAACGCAATGGCCCTTTGATCCAGAATTCTGGGATTGGAAAACCTTAAAACGACAATGTCTTGCATTAATGGGAGAAGAAGCATCCATTGTATCTTCAATAGATGAACTAAATGACAGTGAAGTATATGAGAAAGTAGCAGACTACCAGGAAGAGAGTAAAGAAACTTCTGTGAATGGGCTTTCTGGTGGAGTTGGTGCTAATTCTGGCCTTCTTAAAGACATTGGTGATGAAAagcagaagaagagagagataaaaCAATTAAGAGAGAGGGGATTTATATCTGCTAGGTTTAGGAATTGGCAAGCCTACATGCAATATTGTGTGCTGTGTGACAAAGAATTCCTTGGTCACAGAATAGTACGACATGCTCAGAAACATTACAAAGATGGAATTTACAGTTGCCCCATATGTGCAAAAAACTTTAATTCTAAAGAAACTTTTGTCCCTCATGTCACATTGCATGTTAAACAATCTAGTAAAGAAAGACTAGCAGCTATGAAACCGTTAAGAAGATTGGGAAGGCCTCCTAAGATAACAACTACCAGTGAAAATCAGAAGACTAATACTGTGGCTAAGCAGGAACAACGGCCTATAAAAAAGAATAGTCTGTATTCAACGGATTTCATAGTGTTTAATGATAATGATGGTTCAGATGATGAGAATGATGACAAAGATAAATCTTATGAGCCAGAAGTGATCCCTGTCCAGAAACCAGTACCTGTTAATGAATTTAATTGCCCTGTAACTTTTTGTAAAAAGGGctttaagtactttaaaaatttaattgctCATGTAAAGGGGCACAAAGATAATGAAGATGCCAAGCGCTTTCTTGAAATGCAGAGCAAAAAAGTTATTTGCCAGTACTGTAGAAGGCATTTTGTGAGTGTTACTCATCTTAATGATCACTTACAAATGCACTGTGGAAGTAAACCATATATCTGTATACAGATGAAATGTAAGGCTGGTTTTAATAGTTATGCAGAGCTTTTAACCCACCGAAAGGAGCATCAAGTCTTTAGAGCAAAATGTATGTTTCCTAAATGTGGCAGGATTTTTTCAGAAGCTTATTTACTATATGATCATGAAGCACAACATTATAATACCTACACTTGTAAGTTCACAGCTTGTGGTAAAGTTTATCGTTCTCAGAGTGAGCTGGAAAAGCATTTGGATGATCATAATTCCCCTCCTGAAAAAGTGCTGCCTCCTAAAGATCAACTTAATTCATCTGGAGATTCTGTTCAGCCTTCCGAAGTGAATCAGAACACAGCAGAGAATACTGAGAAAGAAAGATCTGTACTTCCTTCAGAAAACAACATTGACAACAGCTTACCAGCAGATAGAAGTGATGCCTGGGATAAAAGCAAAGCAGAATCAGCTGTGATCAAACAAGACCAGAATTCTGCCTCTGAGCTCAGGCAAGCTAATGGACCATTGTCAAATGGTTTGGAAAACCCTGCTACTATTCCTCTGCTTCAGGCCAGTGAAGTAGCTGTGTCCATTAAGGTGTCTCTGAATCAGGGGATCGAGGATAACTTTGGAAAGCAAGAAAATTCAACTATGGAAGGCAGTGGTGAATCACTGGTCACAAACTTACATACACCAGTTGAAGATACTTGTAATGATTTATGTCATCCAGGTTTCCAAGAGAGGAAAGAACAGGATTGTTTTAATGAAGCCCAGATTACTCAGAATTCTTTAGTAAATTCAGAAACCCTCAAAATAGGTGACCTTACACCACAAAACTTAGAAAGACAAGTGAACAATCTAATGACCTTTTCTGTGCAAAATCAGGCAGGATTTCAAAACAATTTGCCAACTTCCAAGTTTGAATGTGGAAGTAATGTTAAAACATCATCCAACCTTTATAATTTACCTCTTAAGACATTAGAAAGTATCACATTTGTTCCACCACCGCCCAGCCTAAGTAGTTCATTAGGAACTCCATCAGTGCCTCCAAAAGCTCCAGTTCAGAAATTCAGCTGCCAGGTCGAGGGATGTACTCGAACCTATAATTCTTCACAGAGTATCGGGAAACACATGAAGACAGCACACCCTGACCAGTATGCTGCATTTAAAATGCAGCGCAAAAGTAAAAAAGGTCAGAAATCTAACAGCTTAAGTACACCAAATAATGgaaagtttgtttattttttgccatcACAGATGAGCAGCTCTAATGCATTTTTTACACCACAGACCAAAGCCAATGGGAATCCTACTTGTTCAGCCCAGTTGCAGCATGTCTCACCTCCCATTTTTCCAGCTCATTTAGCAAGTGTGTCAACTCCATTGTTGCCCTCAATGGAAAGTGTCATAAATCCAAATATAACTTCTCAGGATAAAAATGACCAAGGTGGTATGTTATGTTCCCAAATGGAAAATTTATCTAATACTACCTTGCCAGCACAAATGGAAGATCTAACCAAAACAGTTTTGCCTTTGAATATTGACAGCGGCTCAGATCCTTTCCTTCCTTTACCTGCGGAAAGTAGTTCAATGTCTCTCTTCCCTTCACCAGCAGATAGTGGGACTAATTCTGTGTTTTCCCAACtggaaaataatacaaatcatTATTCCCCACAGATTGAAGGAAACACTAATTCCTCCTTTCTAAAGGGGGGTAATGGTGAGAATGCAGTTTTTCCTTCACAAGTGAATGTTGCACATGACTTCAATAGCACCAATGCCCAACAGTCTGTGcctgaaaaagttaaaaaggagCGTGGGCGAGGCCCaaatgggaaggagagaaaacCCAAGCACAACAAAAGGGCTAAATGGCCTGCAATTATCAGAGATGGGAAATTTATCTGTAGCAGGTGTTACAGGGCTTTCACTAATCCCAGATCACTAGGTGGACACTTATCCAAGCGATCTTATTGTAAACCACTGGATGGAGCAGAAATTGCTCAAGAACTTCTACAGAGTACTGGACAGCCTTCTCTTCTTGCCAGCATGATTCTCTCCACAAATGCAGTAAATCTGCAGCAGCCACAACAATCTACCTTCAATCCAGAAGTATGTTTTAAAGATCCATCATTCCTACAGCTTCTTGCTGCTGAAAATCGCTCAACATTTTTGCCAAATACATTTCCTCGTGTGACTAACTTTAATACCAATGTTAGTCAAGAAGGAAGTGAAATTATTAAGCAGGCCTTGGAAACTGCTGGCATTCCCAGTGCGTTTGAGGGCAGTGAAATGCTTTCTCATGTTCCAACAGGTTGTGTCTCGGATGCAGCACAAGTAAATGCAACAGTGATGCCAAATCCAACTGTGCCACCCCTGTTGCAGACTGTGTGCCACCCAAACGCCCTGCTGACAAACCAGAATAGGACACCAAACTCCAAAACTACTTCTGTTGAGGAATGTAGCAGTTTGCCTGTTTTCCCAACAAATGACTTACTACTGAAGACTGTTGAAAATGGTTTGTGCTCTAGTTCATTCCCTAATTCTAGTGGACCATCACAAAATTTTACCAGTAACAGTTCACGTGTTTCAGTTATAAGTGGCCCTCAGAACACAAGATCcagtcatttaaataaaaaaggaaacagtgcttctaaaagaagaaagaaagttgcACCTTCACTAATTGCACCTAATGCTTCCCAAAACTTGGTAACAGGTGACTTAACAACAATGGGACTCATAGCAAAGAGTATTGAGATCCCAACTACTAACCTTCATTCAAACGTAATTCCAAGTTGTGAACCTCAGGGTTTGGTGGAAAACCTAACACAGAAATTAAATAGTGTTGACAATCAGTTATTTATGACTGATGTAAAAGGAAACTTCAAAACTAATCTTGAGGCTCATACAGTGTTAGCTCCTTTaacattaaaaactgaaaatggtGATTCTCAAATGATGGCTTTAAATTCATGCACAACTTCAATAAATTCTGATTTGCAGATTTCTGAAGACAATGTTATACAAAACTTTGAAAAGACtcttgaaattattaaaactGCTATGAATTCTCAAATACTTGAGTTAAAAAGTGGATCTCAGGGTGCTGGTGAAACATCACAGAATgcacaaataaattataacattCAGCTTCCTTCGGTAAACACTgtacaaaataacaaattaccTGATTCTTCTCAGTTTTCCTCCTTCATAAGTGTAATACCAATGAAAGGTAACATTCCTCAGCCTGAAGTATTACATAAGGAGGATCAAATACAGGAAATTTTAGAAGGCTTACAgaaattgaaattagaaaatgaCCTATCTGCACCAGCATCCCAGTGTGTGCTAATAAATACATCTGTGACATTGCCTCCTACCCCTGTTAAGTCAATTCCAAATGTCACAGTTGTTCAACCAGTTTCTGAAATGCTAAACATTCAGTTTAGTGACAGAGTTAATAAACCCTTTGTGTGTCAAAACCAAGGCTGTAACTACAGTGCGATGACAAAGGATGCACTATTTAAGCACTATGGTAAAATTCATCAATATACTCCAGAGATGATTCTTGAAATTAAGAAGAATCAGTTGAAATTTGCTCCGTTTAAGTGTGTAGTACCTACATGTACAAAAACATTTACACGAAATTCGAATCTCCGGGCACACTGTCAGTTGGTACATCATTTTACAACTGAAGAAATggtgaagttaaaaataaaaaggccttATGGAAGAAAATCTCAAAGTGAAAATTTGTCAGCCCCACGAATCACACAAGTAAAAAAACAGCTAGCTAtgccagaggaaaataaaagggaatcCCAGCCTGCTTTGCTATTGGGAGTGGAGGTAGAAAATGCCCTCAATAATGCAGCAGTGATCACAGAAAAAcaacttacagaaaaaaaaagtcctgaaaaAACAGAAAGTTCTTCACAGGTGATTACAGTTACTTCAGGACAATATAATACAAATTCTCTCACAAACATACAAACCAAAGGACGAAAAATTAggagacataaaaaagaaaaggaggagaaaaaacgAAAGAAGCCAGTTTCCCAATCTCTTGAGTTTCCAACAAGGTACAGCCCCTACAGACCTTACCGATGTGTTCACCAGGGATGCTTTGCTGCCTTTACAATACAGCAAAATTTGATTCTTCATTACCAGGCTGTACACAAATCAGATCTACCTGCATTTTCTGCAGAGGTTGAAGAGGAAAGTGAAGCTGGTAaagaaagtgaagaaactgaACCTAAACAAACTATGAAAGAATTTCGATGTCAGGTGAGTGACTGTTCTCGAATTTTCCAGGCAATTACTGGCCTAATACAACACTACATGAAACTGCATGAAATGACTCCTGAGGAAATTGAAAGTATGACTGCTTCAGTGGATGTTGGAAAATTTCCATGTGACCAGTTAGAGTGCAAATCTTCATTTACTACATATTTGAACTATGTTGTTCATCTAGAGGCAGACCATGGAATTGGGATAAAGGCAAGTAAAACAGAAGAAGATGGTATATATAAGTGTGACTGTGAAGGCTGTGACCGTATATATGCAACTCGGTCTAATCTCCTCCGACACATCTTTAATAAACATAATGACAAACATAAAGCTCATTTGATTCGGCCAAGAAGGTTAACACCTGGCCAGGAAAATATGTCAAGCAAGGCAAACCAAGATAAATCAAAGGCTAAACATCGGGGCACAAAACACAGCAGAtgtggaaaggaaggaataaaaatgcCTAAGACCAaacgaaagaaaaaaaataatttagaaaacaagaATGCAAAGATTGAGCAGATTGAAGAAAATAAGCCTTATTCTCTGAAACGTGGAAAGCATGTATATTCTATAAAGGCTAGAAATGATGCCTTGTCTGAGTGTACAAGCAAATTTGTAACCCAGTATCCATGTATGATAAAGGGATGTACTTCAGTTGTTACAAGTGAAAGCAACATAATTAGACACTATAAGTGTCATAAATTATCTAAGGCATTTACATCACAACACCGAAATCTTCTTATTGTCTTCAAACGGTGTTGCAACTCACAAGTAAAGGAAACTTCTGAGCAAGAAGGTGATAAGAGTGATGTGAAAGATTCTGACACATGTGTATCAGAGAGCAATGATAACTCAAGAACAACTACAGTTCCACAGAAGGAggttcaaaaaaatgaaaaggatgaaATGGATGAGCTAACAgaattatttattacaaaattaataaatgaagatAGCACAAGTGTGGAGACCCAAGCTAATACCTCTTCAAATGTAAGCATCGATTTTCAGGAAAATAACCCCTGCCAGccagaaagacagaaagcaagTAATTTGAAGAgagttaataaagaaaaaaatgtctcacaaaataagaaaaggaaagttgAAAAAGCTGAACCAGCATCAGCAGTTGAGTTAAGTAGCACAcgtaaagaagaagaaactgcTGTTGCAATTCAAACCACTGAGGAACATCCTGCGTCTTTTGACTGGAGCTCATTTAAACCAATGGGATTTGAAGTATCATTTCTGAAGTTTCTTGAGGAGTCTGCagtgaagcagaagaaaaatactgACAAAGACCATCCAAACAGTGGAACCAAAAAAGGATCCCATtcaaattcaagaaaaaatattgacaagACTGCTGTAACTAGTGGAAATCATATATGTTCTTGTAAAGAAAGTGAAACGTTTGTACAATTTGCCAATCCATCACAGCTTCAGTGCAGTGGTAatgtaaaaattgttttagaCAAGAATCTTAAAGATTGCACTGAGCTTGTCTTAAAGCAGCTTCAGGAAATGAAACCTACAGTCAGTCTGAAAAAACTTGAAGTACGTTCAAATGATCCAGATATGTCTGTTATGAAAGAAATCAGTGTAGGTAAAGCCACAGGCAGAGGACAGTACTGCTAA